In Acidobacteriota bacterium, the DNA window CTCCGGGATGTATGGCGTCGAACGGATCGGGTCACCCGTTTCGAGGCACAGGGGGCCGGAGGGGAAGTCCGTGGTCTCCTGGCTCCGGGTAGAGGGCGCGGCCGGCCGACCCTCGTTCTGCTGGTCAACGGCCGCGCAGTCCGTGACAGACTGCTCGTCGGCGCCGTCCTTCGGGTTCTGCGCGAGGGCGGCGGCGGTTACGGTGGTTCGCGAGTCATCGTCGATCTGAGGCTTCCGCCCGAAACGGTCGATGTCAACGTCCACCCGGCCAAAGCTGAGGTCCGATTCGCCCACGCGGGTGCGGTCTTTGGCCTCGTCGAGCGGGCGCTGAGGGACGGGGTGGCGGCCTCGCAGGGACGGATCGCGGTAAACCGGCTCGAAGAGGGTAGCTTGGCAACGGGTGGGGTTGCCGAGCCGTCCGCACGCAGTTACGCCGGGATCGAGGGGAATGCCGCCGCAGCTGGATCGCCGCTCTTCGCCCATCCGGTCTATGGCAGTGATGATGAAGGCGTCATCGGCGGCGGCGCGGACATCGAAACAACCGTTGCCCGGCACCATGCGGAATCAAGAGCATCAGGGGCCAAACCCGGCCCGGCCGATACGCCATTCGGGCGGCTCATTGGTCAATATCGGGACTCCTTCCTGCTTCTGGAAGATGACCACGGCCTGGTGATCGTCGATCAGCACGTGGCCCACGAACGGGTTCTCTACGACCGCATCCATCGTCGGCTGGAGGCGGGCGAGGCCCCGTCGCAGAGGTTGCTGACGCCGCGGTTGCTCGAGGTCGGTGAGGCGATGACGGCGGTCCTGTCCGAGGCCGAGGAACTACTGCTACGGGTTGGCATCGAGGCCGAGGCATTCGGAATCGATACCGTCCGCGTAACCTCCGTGCCGCCCGAGCTCGACCCGGGGGCGGTCGATCAGGTGGTCGAAGAGATCCTCGACCGAGCCACCGCACTCGACGGCGTGCCGGAACGGGCGGCCGAAG includes these proteins:
- the mutL gene encoding DNA mismatch repair endonuclease MutL — translated: MPRIRVLSDPLVNRIAAGEVVERPASVLKELVENSLDAAAQRVEVELAAGGRSLVRVTDDGCGMDPDDALLALERHATSKIGSVEDLGHISTLGFRGEALPSIAAVSKFMLLTAEDPAEGGVRVTVEGGRIFGAEAAARARGTTVEVRDLFFNTPARRKFLRAPETELRHAQETLWGAALARPDVAFILRHGNRTLIDAPAVADNSQRLRDVWRRTDRVTRFEAQGAGGEVRGLLAPGRGRGRPTLVLLVNGRAVRDRLLVGAVLRVLREGGGGYGGSRVIVDLRLPPETVDVNVHPAKAEVRFAHAGAVFGLVERALRDGVAASQGRIAVNRLEEGSLATGGVAEPSARSYAGIEGNAAAAGSPLFAHPVYGSDDEGVIGGGADIETTVARHHAESRASGAKPGPADTPFGRLIGQYRDSFLLLEDDHGLVIVDQHVAHERVLYDRIHRRLEAGEAPSQRLLTPRLLEVGEAMTAVLSEAEELLLRVGIEAEAFGIDTVRVTSVPPELDPGAVDQVVEEILDRATALDGVPERAAEELEEELAASLSCRGAIKINHRLTRPEQHALLDDLFETDNPYRCPHGRPIILRLSQEEMERRLGRR